In Erwinia pyrifoliae DSM 12163, the genomic window TGAACGCTTCTGCTGCCTAATCTGTGCTTTACTCGGGCGTATTTTTCACCTAGAATCTTACGCCCGTTGTTCTGTAAATATACAGAACCTCTAATCGGGTCATTCACGTTGTAATAAAGCAGCTATTAAGTGACCACGCATTAGCACAAATTTTAGGTTGGAGCCTGGCCTTATCCAGGCCTCCGTCCAAGACCGCAGGTGTTTCATTAACTTGAAGCTTAATCTCCTGCGTAGACGGTGACAGAACCAAAAGAATATTTTAATAGTCTTTGCTGGATTCTGCTCACCGTGTTTTAGCGCCTGTCTCTGGCAACAGGGTTCAGGTGAAGTGAGTTCCGGGGAAATCCATCCCCGGCCAAAAATCCAGGAGCACAAGCTAATGGCCTTAAATCTTCAAGACAAACAAGCGATTGTTGCTGAAGTCAGCGAAGTAGCCAAAGGCGCGCTGTCTGCGGTAGTTGCGGATTCTCGTGGCGTTACCGTAGATAAAATGACCGAACTGCGTAAAGCAGGTCGTGAAGCTGGCGTATACATGCGTGTTGTTCGTAACACCCTGCTGCGCCGCGTCGTTGAAGGTACTCAGTTTGAGTGCCTGAAAGACACGTTAACCGGTCCAACCTTGATTGCATACTCTATGGAACACCCGGGCGCTGCTGCTCGTCTGTTCAAAGAGTTCGCGAAAGCGA contains:
- the rplJ gene encoding 50S ribosomal protein L10, with amino-acid sequence MALNLQDKQAIVAEVSEVAKGALSAVVADSRGVTVDKMTELRKAGREAGVYMRVVRNTLLRRVVEGTQFECLKDTLTGPTLIAYSMEHPGAAARLFKEFAKANAKFEVKAAAFEGELISAAQIDRLATLPTYDEAIARLMATMKEAAAGKLVRTLAAVRDQKEATAA